One Sphingopyxis macrogoltabida genomic region harbors:
- the istA gene encoding IS21 family transposase, whose product MLIVETVVRIRREHAAGKAIKAIARDLRLSRKVVRKAIRSPEAAFNYQRKVQPLPRIGPYQDRLDALLEENEGRGRRDRLRMTRIHDLLVREGFDGSYDAVRRYAARWRAARRKDAGEGAPAFIPMTFQPGEAYQFDWSHEDVEIAGKPMRVKVAHMRLCDSRAPYVRAYPREGQEMLFDAHARAFAFFGGVPRRGIYDNMKTAVTAVFTGKERVFNRRFLIMTDHYMVEPTACSPAAGWEKGQVEQQVQTIRGRFFQPRLRFASLAELNGWLEAECRRWAEHHAHPERGDITVAEALDMERPALQPILAPFDGFHESEHAVTGTCLISFDRNRYSVMSTAARRTVQVRSYADRIVIRCGDAIVGEHERHFGRNRTIYDPWHYLPVLAHKPGALRNGAPFQDWDLPPALHRLRRRLGTGDEADRRFVRVLSAVLTDGLEPVEAAVREALANGTASDELILNILSRRREPATPHSIVTSEDRMLQHPPLADCARYDLLRGYDAAA is encoded by the coding sequence ATGTTGATCGTGGAGACAGTGGTTCGGATTCGGCGTGAGCATGCAGCGGGTAAGGCGATCAAGGCGATCGCTCGTGACCTTCGTTTGTCGCGGAAGGTCGTCCGCAAAGCGATCCGGTCGCCGGAGGCGGCGTTCAACTATCAGCGCAAAGTCCAGCCGCTGCCGCGGATCGGTCCTTATCAGGATCGTCTCGATGCGCTGCTTGAGGAGAACGAAGGTCGCGGCCGCCGCGATCGGCTACGGATGACGCGTATCCATGACCTGCTGGTGCGCGAGGGGTTCGATGGATCCTATGATGCGGTGCGCCGCTATGCGGCGCGCTGGCGTGCTGCGCGGCGGAAGGATGCTGGCGAAGGCGCACCGGCGTTCATCCCGATGACCTTCCAGCCGGGTGAGGCCTACCAGTTCGACTGGAGCCACGAGGATGTGGAGATCGCCGGCAAGCCGATGCGGGTGAAGGTGGCGCATATGCGTCTCTGCGACTCGCGCGCACCCTATGTCCGGGCCTATCCGCGCGAGGGCCAGGAGATGCTGTTCGATGCCCATGCCCGGGCGTTCGCGTTCTTCGGCGGTGTGCCGCGACGCGGTATCTACGATAATATGAAGACGGCGGTGACGGCCGTGTTCACCGGCAAGGAGCGTGTGTTCAACCGCCGCTTCCTGATCATGACCGATCATTACATGGTCGAGCCGACCGCCTGCTCGCCGGCGGCGGGATGGGAGAAGGGCCAGGTCGAGCAGCAGGTCCAGACGATCCGAGGCCGCTTCTTCCAGCCGCGACTCCGGTTCGCCAGCCTGGCCGAGCTCAACGGGTGGCTGGAGGCCGAGTGCCGGCGCTGGGCCGAGCATCATGCCCATCCCGAACGCGGGGATATTACCGTCGCCGAGGCGCTGGATATGGAGCGACCGGCCCTGCAGCCGATCCTGGCACCGTTCGACGGCTTCCATGAGAGCGAGCATGCCGTCACCGGCACCTGCCTCATCAGCTTCGATCGCAACCGCTACTCGGTCATGTCGACGGCCGCACGCCGGACCGTTCAGGTGCGCTCCTATGCCGATCGCATCGTCATACGCTGCGGCGATGCGATCGTCGGGGAGCATGAGCGCCACTTCGGTCGGAACCGCACGATATACGATCCCTGGCATTATCTGCCGGTCCTCGCGCACAAGCCCGGCGCGCTGCGTAACGGCGCACCGTTCCAGGACTGGGATCTGCCGCCCGCCCTGCACCGATTACGGCGAAGGCTCGGCACCGGGGACGAGGCCGATCGCAGGTTCGTGCGGGTCCTCTCGGCGGTGCTCACCGATGGCCTGGAGCCGGTAGAGGCTGCCGTGCGCGAAGCGTTGGCGAACGGAACGGCCAGCGACGAGCTGATCCTCAACATCCTCTCCCGGCGCCGCGAGCCGGCGACACCCCACAGCATCGTCACTTCGGAAGACCGGATGCTGCAGCATCCTCCGCTCGCCGACTGTGCCCGCTATGATCTGCTGCGAGGCTATGATGCAGCGGCATGA
- a CDS encoding ATP-binding protein gives MSADSQVSAIRVDDQDFLVTSTIERCPKVMMVRELFKNALEAAADAPEDGKVEFLVSDVQGTPKLTIWNNGPGMDEEELARMTNLAASIRKEKGLDKNFGMGAKVASLPSNKRGLRYRSCKDGRVHETILCEREGVYGRLRRFDTDGNDIGDVVEVTGLIASEGERSLDADWTEVTLLGNRMEQNTVEDPYDGDPLQKRFWLANYLYHRFYTLPGNVEVRHMEGTHARKTGSRRFRPISERREEGTFARHETAELPNGIKIHYIYDEPFNDTSHNRSVSGSITSDVSTCAVVFHGEMYGVLSGRYWTIEAPTFGIPFGAKHISVHIELPDDFAVRPEGYRQFLRYIEGEQEQVEASDFAVQVLEHRPEWLVD, from the coding sequence ATGAGCGCCGATAGTCAGGTTTCAGCCATTCGCGTCGATGACCAAGACTTTCTGGTCACCAGCACGATCGAACGCTGTCCCAAGGTCATGATGGTCCGCGAGCTGTTCAAAAACGCTCTTGAAGCGGCCGCTGATGCGCCTGAGGACGGAAAGGTAGAATTCCTTGTCAGCGACGTTCAAGGCACCCCCAAGCTCACGATCTGGAACAACGGTCCTGGGATGGATGAGGAAGAGCTTGCACGGATGACCAATCTCGCGGCGTCCATCCGCAAAGAAAAGGGTCTCGACAAGAATTTCGGAATGGGCGCCAAGGTCGCGTCGCTCCCGTCCAACAAGCGGGGCCTGCGCTACCGCTCCTGCAAGGACGGCCGTGTTCACGAGACCATCCTGTGCGAACGTGAAGGCGTCTACGGTCGCCTACGCCGTTTCGACACCGACGGAAACGACATCGGCGATGTCGTCGAGGTGACGGGGCTGATCGCCAGTGAAGGCGAGCGCTCGCTCGATGCCGACTGGACCGAGGTCACGCTCCTTGGCAACCGGATGGAGCAAAACACTGTCGAGGATCCCTATGACGGCGATCCACTGCAGAAGCGCTTCTGGCTCGCGAACTATCTTTATCACCGCTTTTATACGTTGCCGGGCAACGTTGAAGTTCGGCACATGGAGGGTACACATGCGCGCAAGACTGGGTCGCGGCGGTTCCGGCCGATCTCCGAACGGCGCGAAGAAGGCACCTTCGCCCGCCACGAGACCGCCGAACTGCCGAATGGCATCAAAATCCATTATATCTACGACGAACCGTTCAACGACACCTCGCACAATCGCTCGGTCAGCGGCTCGATCACCTCCGATGTCAGCACCTGCGCGGTTGTCTTTCACGGCGAGATGTACGGGGTCCTGTCGGGTCGTTATTGGACGATCGAGGCGCCCACGTTCGGAATTCCGTTCGGAGCGAAGCACATCTCGGTTCATATCGAACTCCCCGACGATTTCGCTGTGCGTCCGGAAGGATATCGTCAGTTCCTGCGGTATATTGAGGGCGAGCAGGAGCAGGTCGAGGCCAGCGACTTTGCTGTGCAGGTATTGGAGCACCGGCCCGAATGGCTGGTTGACTGA